The genomic window GATTTAGTTCTTAAAACTAAAACGACCGTTTACTTTTTTGCCGTCAACATCCACAAGCATTTTCACTTGATATTCACCAGAAGCTTTTTCTGGTAGCAAAACAGTATAGTGTTTACCTTCTTTATCGTATGTAAGATTTAAAGTTTTCTGACTGCCATCAGGTATCTGAACTTGAGCTGTTACTTTGGCGTTAGGTATTGCTTCATGATTATCGCCTTTCTGCACGTAGAAATCCATGTGCGTTCCGTTATCTTCTTTCTCTGGTACAAACTCTAAATGATAAGCACCTGACTCAACAACTTGACCGCCGCGATTAGCTTCAGTATGACCAGATGACTCAGTTTTGGCAACGGTTTCTGATTTAGTTGTGGGTTCTGTTTTAGCTGTGGTTTCAGAGGTTGGTGCTGATGAATTACCATTAGATTCAGATGCTTGATTACCACAAGCTCCTAAAAATAATAGTCCTATACTTGCTAAAATAACAAAGCCTAATTTGAGTGATTGCATTGATTTACTCCTCATCTGGATTAGTTAAAAATTGAAACAAACTTGGGTAGACCTAGTTCTTGCACCTATTTTTGAAAATCCTTTTTCCAGCTACCCTCTTTGATATTTGATAATCTTCATTAACCGATGCAAGATAGAAAACAAATAAAAACTTAAACTTTTATACAACTGAACCTTGAGTAACTTCAAGATTTTGTACTGGTGCAGTAGTTTTTGGAACCAAAAACTTCCCGAATTGGGAATACAAAGCGGGCAAAACTAACAATGTCAAACAAAACTTGATATTGCCGCTCATCGCCACCGTAGAGAAATACGTTACTCACGCCAGGAACAGCCAGCAAGCGATTTCTCACATCCCAATTGACAATGCGCCACATTTCCATCATGTCAGTGCTTTCAGCATCAAAAGCGTATTTGACAGCCCATCCCAAGGGTGAGTTGACAGGCAGAATTTCTGGTTGTCCTACGCCTTGCGGTAGTTTTGCCCCTTGTAATCGCTCTGTCACCAGTTGACGCGCACGGTAAATGTCAGTGTCCCAACTAAAAACAGCTTTAATAGCAGAAATCCCAATGGCAGATGAAGACCGCAGCGATACCAATCCAGGCGTTCCGTTAACCGCGCTCTCAATCGGACGAGTGACCAAAGACTCGATTTCTTCTGGTGCTAAACCAGAAGCTTCGACTTGAACTTCCACTTGCGGGGGAGCAAAGGCAGGAAATACATCTAGCGGCATTCGCGTGAGGACGTGAAATCCCCACAGACTAATTAATTACGAACCCGATTCGTAAGGAAACCGGGTTTATTAACATTTATATCATTACCCTAAACAAATTACTAACGCTGAACTTGCTGAATCAGGGCTTGTGTTTGTTGATAAGCTTGGGTATCGCCTTGTTTAAGAAACAATTTTGCAGCTTGCTGAAGGTCTGTAACAGCACTCTTACTGTCTCCTAAAGCATATTGTGCCAGTCCTCGGTTGCCATAGGCATCAGCTAGATTGGGATTGATTTGTAGTGCTTGATTAAAATCTGCGATCGCTTGCTGATGATTTCCCTGTCTAAAATGGGCTAGTCCTAGATTGTAATAACCATCTTGTGAGTTTGGATCAATTTTCACTGTCTGATTAAAGTCGGCAATGGCTTTCTGAAAATCTCCTAGTTCTACATAAGAAATTCCCCGACCATTATAAGCATCTGTATGCTTGGGATTTAACCGCAGCGCTAGGTTAAAGTCAGAAATGGCTGCACTGAAATCTCTCAATTGAGATTTAGCTAAACCACGAAGGCAAAAACCTTCATAAAACCGTGGATTCATCTGTACTACAGAGTTAAAATCTGCGATCGCACCATTGAAGTTGCCTTGCTCAAGCTTTTGCACTCCTTGGTTATAGTACTCTTGGAAGTTCGTCGCCTTCAAAGGTATTTGTGCTTCTCTCGCAGAAACAGCAGCAGGCATTACACCCAGTAGACTTGTTATTCCCAGGATGGCTATTGTTCGCTTGATATATTTCATGGCTTTACCCCTTCATTCTTGCAGCATGACATTGGATTGCCACGGATCTGTTCCTTTATTTTAACTGGGAACTTGTAATAGCCATCCCCAAAGACTTTGTAATAGCAACCAAGCATTTAAGCCAACGATGACAATAGCAACTAACCAAGCTAAAGATTTTAACCACAAGGGATTGACAAACTCACCCATCAAGCGGCGATTACTAGTAAATATCACCAATGGAATCACTGCAAACGGTAACTGTAAACTGAGGATGACTTGACTGAGAACTATGAGGCTGCTTGTACTATTTTCACCAAACAGAATGATTGTAATTAACGCTGGAATGATGGCAAGCAGACGGGTTATTAAACGGCGTAACCACGACGGAAGGCGAAATTGCAAAAAGCCTTCCATAACAATTTGTCCTGCTAAAGTCGCAGTCAGGGTTGAACTTTGCCCAGAAGCAAGTAATGCAATGCCAAAAATCGCACTAGCAGCACTGACTCCTAATAGTGGTGAAAGCAATTTATAAGCATCTTGAATTTCTGCGACATTCTGATTGCCTGAAAAATGAAATGTTGCGGCAGACACAATTAAAATTGCTGAGTTAATGAATAGTGCTAATGACAAAGCAAAAGTTGAATCAATTGTGCCAAACTTAATTGCTTCCCATCTTTTTTCAGTAGTAGGTTGCCAATCACGGGTTTGCACAATAGAGGAGTGTAAATATAAGTTGTGAGGCATCACTGTTGCCCCTAAAATACCAATAGCGATGTAGAGCATTTCTGGATTCTGTAAAATTTCCTTCTTGGGCAGATATCCCAACAAAATCCCCCCCATATCAGGTCGAGAAAACAGAATTTCCGCTGTAAAACAGATACCTACGGTTGCTACCAGCATTATTACTAAGGCTTCTGTATAACGAAAGCCTTTATGTTGCAGGAATAGCAATACCAGGACATCCAGCGCAGTGATACACACACCCCATATCAAGGGAATACCGAATAAAAGTTGTAGGGCGATCGCACTTCCCAGTAGTTCCGCTAAGTCACAAGCAGCGATTGCAATCTCACACAGTACCCACAAACAAAAGCTTACCTTTGGGCTGAAATAGTCTCGACAAGCCTGCGCTAAATCTCGCCCTGTAGCAACTCCCAAACGCACACATAGAGATTGGAGTAATATCGCCATCAGGTTGGACAGCAGGATTACTGTTAACAACGTGTACCCGAACTTTGACCCTCCAGCAATGTCTGTTGCCCAGTTGCCAGGGTCCATGTATCCGACTGAAACCAAATACCCTGGCCCTGCATAAGCCAGCATCTTGCGCCAAAAGTTGTTGCTGTTGGGGACTCTAATACTGCGGTGAACCTCTGGTAAGCTAGGTCTGTTTTCTGGGGGAGTCATTTACTTTGCTATGAAATCTTCTCATATTCTTTTCATAATCTCAGAAAATGTAGAATAAACATCAACCTTTAGGCAAGTAGGGATATTGTTGTGACTTCAGCCATAAGTTGTCAAAATCGGACAACTTATGCCTTGGATTGAACTCGGACAACTTATGGGTTCTTGGCAATTTATGCTTGGATTTTCGGGTCTAAAGTAGAGGTAAACGGCTGAATGTCTAGCCAGCTTAAACCCTCGACAGGAGATAGACCAAGCTTGTAACACCATCTCAAAAACTTGTATAAAGTAGGCAATCGTCGTTCACGGACAACTTGAGTTTTCTGTGTGAGGGAATTCGTGAGGAGTGAGGGAGTAGAGACAAATTATACCTTATGTCCATCTCATATTGTGCTTAAAGTTACATTGCTGTTATCCTGAAAGCATAAGATGAGCAACTTGCTCACGTTATTCTTTCAGTGACATGAACACAGTTTGATATGTAACTAAAATTTGAACAGCTTACTTATGCTGAGTCAACGCAGCAATAAACACTTTTATAACTCAGTACACTAAGTTTCCACTACCACGTAACAGACGCAAAGAATTTAGACAGTACGGACAGTCGCAACTAAATAAACGAATCGCAGCATCACTTTCTTCATCTGTGAAGTTTAGTACAGCAACCTTGCTATCAGATGGCTGCGCTGAGATAACTGCCGATGCAGGTACAGGGGGTGCGCCTAGCTTTCTTTCTGAATCCCGAATACATACAAAAGAGGTGTTACCGTGAGGATGAGTTATGCAGGTACGACCATCATTTGTATGAACTAATCGTTGAGTCATCGTAGCTGCGGCGTAGGCAGGGTGAACTACTGTCAGCGTAGACATTAGGGAAGTAAAAATTGTAGAACTGGAAAGCAAAGTAAGTAGAAATTTTTTGTTCATTGATTTACTCAAAAAGTATATTTGAATGCTCATAATAACTGCTATCTTTCTATATTTCCAATAGGTTTGTATTAAAGATACTAGGTTAAAAAAATATATTAAGAATAAAATCAAATATATTCAAACTTAATTGAATAAAAAATAAGCTATAGACAAATAGCATTGCACATTCTTTTGAAGAAGTTATTACAAAGTTATGACGAAAGTATGACTAAACTAAATATTCTGCACGAGAACATAGATAAATGAATGATAGAGCGTATGAGATTCTTTATCTGGAGGCTGTCATGATAATTATCATGATAATCAAATATTAGAGTGGTATTACTGGATTAAGAAGATTGCTGTTAGTTTGGCAACAAGCAACCCTATACAATTGAACAAATTGAGCGATCGCCTACCGTGGGCGGTTCGTCATTGCACCTTGTTTTCGCTTCTTAGTAGCCCTAAATAGATAAGAGAAAAGCAATTAAGAATATTCAGTCATGTCCAAGTTATAATCTTTATTTGATAGATGTTTCGTCGGCTTTCAAAATCACTTTTAGAAATTTTACAGAAGCAAACTAATCAATACATTTTATACACTCTTGTCAAACAG from Tolypothrix sp. PCC 7712 includes these protein-coding regions:
- a CDS encoding tetratricopeptide repeat protein, with the protein product MKYIKRTIAILGITSLLGVMPAAVSAREAQIPLKATNFQEYYNQGVQKLEQGNFNGAIADFNSVVQMNPRFYEGFCLRGLAKSQLRDFSAAISDFNLALRLNPKHTDAYNGRGISYVELGDFQKAIADFNQTVKIDPNSQDGYYNLGLAHFRQGNHQQAIADFNQALQINPNLADAYGNRGLAQYALGDSKSAVTDLQQAAKLFLKQGDTQAYQQTQALIQQVQR
- a CDS encoding Nramp family divalent metal transporter, encoding MTPPENRPSLPEVHRSIRVPNSNNFWRKMLAYAGPGYLVSVGYMDPGNWATDIAGGSKFGYTLLTVILLSNLMAILLQSLCVRLGVATGRDLAQACRDYFSPKVSFCLWVLCEIAIAACDLAELLGSAIALQLLFGIPLIWGVCITALDVLVLLFLQHKGFRYTEALVIMLVATVGICFTAEILFSRPDMGGILLGYLPKKEILQNPEMLYIAIGILGATVMPHNLYLHSSIVQTRDWQPTTEKRWEAIKFGTIDSTFALSLALFINSAILIVSAATFHFSGNQNVAEIQDAYKLLSPLLGVSAASAIFGIALLASGQSSTLTATLAGQIVMEGFLQFRLPSWLRRLITRLLAIIPALITIILFGENSTSSLIVLSQVILSLQLPFAVIPLVIFTSNRRLMGEFVNPLWLKSLAWLVAIVIVGLNAWLLLQSLWGWLLQVPS